The sequence caacAGTAGCAAGGAATTCCCACACATCCGATCGGACACACTGGGGCTCAATGGCTCACACCACAATCTGTACCCATTACAATCAGAGGTAAAACGGAGGATTTCTGCTGGCAAGCCAAAGAGTCCCAAAGAAAGTTTTAAAAAGGCTGCGCGCGTGTATGAAGACTCACTCTATCATGGGCAGACATAGGGGGCAGCACTTCAGCCATTGGGAGGAGGATAACTCCAGCCAAGGACGGAATGTTTCCCTGCTGAAcgtggtgggcatgctatgtcagtaggggaatgtgtggtgacacttgcgggctgtccccagcacatcccaaGGCTGTTTACGCAAAGGACGCATTTTGCCCCAGGTTTTGATGCACACgtggtaaataaatgaatttgaatctcGACTCTTCCAGTTTAGGCAACGAGGAGGCCCATGTGGTTACCGGAGTCTGTGTTGTCTTCTTACCACCGGAGCATTTGTGAGGCCGCTGGGCAAGTTTCTCTCATGGAAAATGAGCTTGTGAATTTACGACTGAAGCTCTCTCTACCGGGTCGGAGATCGTCAACAGTTACCGCGTCTGCTCTCAAGGACAACCGGCACATGGAAGCCCAGTGTTAAATAGGAATACATACGCCCACCCGTGAACTACCCACCCATCTGTCACGTCAGTCACACCTTTGCTGGTACGTGTGGCTCACCTCAGAGCCACAGAACTCGAGTGGAAGGTAGTCACGCTCCATCCCCAAGGAGAGGCTGAAGAAAGAAGATGCAATTCACAGACacacgagggattctgcagatgctggaaaaccagagtaacacacactaaatgccgggggaactcagcaggttaggcggcatctctggagaggaataaaaataaGGAAATCAGTCTtgaagaggggtcttggcccggaaCAACTGCTTTTTATTCACCCCCACCCCGCCATCAAGCCGCCAAGTGCCTCCAGCATATTGCGCGTGTTACTTAAGAGGACCTGTAAAGTGGCTGAGCTGGTAACCTGGTCCAAACCAGGGGCAAACTAATCTCCATTCAGActggcatcacacacaaaatactggaggaactcagcaggtgaggcagcatctacggaaatgaataaacagtcgacagttcgggccaagacacttcgcgagttcctccagcagtttgtgcgtgttattttggatttgcagcacctgcagaatttctggtGTTTTCCAGACTGGGACTGCCTGGAATATTAATCCAAACCCATCACTGTAAAgtagagcagcacacaaaatgtatggctcggatttccagcatctgcagatttttctctcgTTTGTGGACTGTAGAGCGGAGGACCTGATTATAATATAAACTCGGGATTTTGAAATTTTAACAACCCAGCAATCTCAGAACGCCTGGCAACAATTAAATTCGCCCTACTGAGTCATTGATCAAAGTTCAGGAGAAATAAAAGGCTGCAGATGCCGGACTCTGGGGCAACGCACCatcttctggaggaactcggcgggcGAAGGGCAAAACAATTGCCGACACTTCGGGAGTTCTGAAACGCGTCTAATTCCTGACCCTCCCCCCGCCCCTCACACGGATACCATTTGACCTGCTCAGCTCCCCCAGCGGACTGTTCATTGCTGGAGTTCAAAGTTGGTCCGggatcataagaacataaaaaataggagccggagtgggccatttggcctgtcgagtctgctccgccattcaatatgatcatggctgaactggccatggactcatctccacctacctgccttttccccataacccctaatcccccccactatgcaaaaatctatctaaccttgtcttaaatagatttactgaggtagcctccactgcttcactggcagagaattccacagattcatcactctgtgggaaaaacagttcctcctcatctccatcctaaatctgctcccccgaatcttgagtcTATGTCCCCTCAGATCGAGCACTTGCCGGTAAACGTTCCGGTACAACTAAACACAGAAacggattttttaaaaaaagatgcgCTGTGCAATTAAAGATTAGATCAACCATTACCTCTGCTGTTACCTAAGAAGGGAGACTGTTTACACAAGGCTAGATTACAGCCCGCTCCACATTTCATTTTCCCCTGGTTACTCGCCTCGCCTTTTATCTCAAGTGAGGTGTTGGCTCCGTCCCACAACCAGCAGAACCTGATTGGGAGGTCAGCCTTCCAGCTAAACCCATAAAACGCAGGCAAGTCGCACCTTGTGATACTTGGGAGACTAGCAGCGAAGCTAAGAGACAGATCACCACCGCGGGAAATGTTTCTGCTCCCGCACACGGAGTCGTCTAACTGACCAACAAATCTCCCCCCGCCCTGTGGGCAAATCGGACCCTCGGTAGTTTGGAAGCGGCGTTTTCCTGTCAGCCATGAGCttgaggaagaagctggtggtggtTGGAGACGGGGGCTGCGGTAAGACCAGCCTGCTGTTCGTACTGAGCCGGGACCAGTTCCCTGAGGGTTACATCCCCACCATCTTTGACACCTACGTGGCGGACATCGTGGTGGACGAGAGACAGGTGGAGCTGGCGCTGTGGGACACGGCGGGCCAGGAGGACTACGACCGCCTGCGACCCCTCTCCTACCCCGACACCCACGTCATCCTGCTCTGCTTCTCGATCGACAGCCCCGACTCCCTGTGGAACATCCCGGAGAAGTGGGTGCCCGAGGTCAGGCACTTCTGCCCCGGCGTGCCCGTGCTGCTGGTGGGCAACAAGAAGGACCTGCGCGCCGACGAGCGGACCCGGCGGGAGCTGGCCCGCAGCAAGAAGGAGCCGGTGCGGTGGGAGGAGGGCCGGGCCGTGGCCGAGAAGATCGGTGCCCACGCCTACCTGGAGTGCTCGGCCAAGACGAAGGACGGCGTCTGGGAGGTGTTCGAGACCGCCACCCGGGCCACGCTGAAGGACGCGGAGCCCGGGTGCTTCAAATTTTCGTGCGCGGTGATGTAGGGCGGACGCCGCCGGTACAGATCAAGACCGCACAAATCTTAACCCAACCAAGGAGAGAGTTGAagtaagggggagaggggagggggtctTTGAATGGATTTTTATTGACTGGTGGGATGGGGAGACTGCATCTCTGCTGGACGATAAAGAAGGTACTGTTTATTTGGCAGCACTTTTACCtgaaaatcactggagagactgaAGTTCGGCATCCTTGTGAGGATGCACTGAGGGACCCCTCTCCCGGGTGGGCCGGTCAACCAGAGCTGGATCCTGTGCGGCGCGCTCCCCGCTACTGTAAGGAGTAAAGCCTCTCTTCTGAACAGTGTTTCACTCCCCGACCCCTGCCAACTTCACTCGAAAGTAAAACGGATTATCTGATTATTTCCCGTGGGATCCTGCTGTGCATATTATAGCTGCCTTGTTTCTTCTCGAGTAAACAGCACTTTAAAAATTACTTAAGTGACTCTTAAAGCACCGGACACCTTCTGAGATGAGATAAATGCAAATcttcctttttttatttttagaaAATGTTCAAACTGGCTTTTAAAAAATTACCTCTGTTAACAAATAGAAATATTTTGTGTTGTGGCAGATGACTGCTATGGTTCAATTGATAGAcgttattttgtgtgtgtacagAATGGCTACGTTTTCTTAACGGACAGTGGGTAAGGGGCTAAACTCCTGTAATTTAATAATTTCCTTGTCTTTTGATATCTATTGGCTGAAATATGAAAGATGGAAAATTTATTTAACACTGATTTGTCATGCACTTTTCCTTGTGTCAATAAAGGGTGTGGGCAAGTTCTGACAATCAGATGGTAGCCATCACAAACTATATTTAataataatttaatttatttttaatttggagatacagcacagtaaatggctcttctggcccaatgtgCCCGTGCTGCCCATTTACACCCACGTTGACTCAATTGACCTAACAGCACGCAcacctttggaaggtgggaggaaaccacggcactcagagg is a genomic window of Mobula hypostoma chromosome 28, sMobHyp1.1, whole genome shotgun sequence containing:
- the LOC134339036 gene encoding ras-like GTP-binding protein RHO; translated protein: MSLRKKLVVVGDGGCGKTSLLFVLSRDQFPEGYIPTIFDTYVADIVVDERQVELALWDTAGQEDYDRLRPLSYPDTHVILLCFSIDSPDSLWNIPEKWVPEVRHFCPGVPVLLVGNKKDLRADERTRRELARSKKEPVRWEEGRAVAEKIGAHAYLECSAKTKDGVWEVFETATRATLKDAEPGCFKFSCAVM